One window of the Fuerstiella sp. genome contains the following:
- a CDS encoding DUF1080 domain-containing protein: protein MKFCTRLLILHVLAVAGCFASATRADDEWQNLFDGKTLSGWDGDPRLWSVEDGAITGETTPEISLKRNSFIIWRGGDVDNFELELEYRIIGTTDPGSANSGIQYRSFEIPDSKWGIGGYQADFEAGDTYSGILYGERYRGILAERGQSTELTERRGKFVKTVVQQFADSAELQKKIRKDDWNSYRIEASGYRFRHYINGHKTSECVDNDLTQRRASGVLAFQIHVGKPMKVQFRNIRLKKLPATKRVAMISGTPSHGFGSHEHRAGCLLLAHALNNSELDIEARVYTNGWPKDERVLDYADAIVIYADGGAGHPVNQHLERLDQIQNRGVGMACIHYGVEVPIGDSGDAVRDWIGGYFETHWSVNPHWTASFDGLPRHPIARGVRPFTIRDEWYYHMRFVNELTGVTPILSDLPPADSLIRKDGPHSNNEYVRAAVLQRQEPQHVAWAHERPDGGRGFGFTGGHFHWNWGNANFRKLVLNAIAWTAHAEIPADGISSRQLSIDDLIANQDYPVPGDFNKARIEALLREWNGS from the coding sequence ATGAAGTTTTGTACCCGTCTGTTGATTCTTCACGTGCTTGCCGTTGCCGGCTGCTTTGCATCGGCTACTCGTGCCGACGACGAATGGCAAAATCTATTTGACGGCAAAACACTCAGCGGCTGGGATGGAGATCCTCGGCTGTGGTCAGTCGAAGATGGAGCGATCACCGGTGAAACAACACCGGAAATCAGTCTGAAACGAAACAGCTTTATCATCTGGCGCGGGGGTGATGTCGACAACTTCGAGCTCGAACTTGAGTACCGCATCATTGGTACCACCGATCCCGGTTCCGCTAATTCGGGTATTCAGTACCGCAGCTTTGAAATCCCGGATTCGAAATGGGGGATTGGCGGTTATCAGGCTGACTTCGAAGCCGGCGACACGTACTCGGGCATTTTATACGGAGAACGATATCGAGGCATTCTGGCCGAACGAGGACAGTCAACAGAACTGACAGAACGCAGAGGGAAATTTGTAAAAACAGTTGTGCAGCAATTTGCCGACAGTGCTGAGCTGCAGAAAAAAATCCGCAAAGACGACTGGAACAGCTACCGCATTGAAGCCAGTGGATACCGATTCAGACATTACATCAACGGACACAAAACCTCTGAATGTGTTGACAACGACCTCACACAGCGTCGTGCGTCGGGAGTGCTCGCATTTCAGATTCATGTTGGTAAGCCGATGAAAGTACAGTTTCGTAACATTCGCCTTAAGAAACTGCCGGCAACGAAACGAGTCGCCATGATTTCCGGGACACCCAGCCATGGATTCGGGTCGCACGAACACCGTGCCGGCTGCCTGCTGCTGGCACATGCTCTGAACAACAGCGAGCTTGATATCGAGGCCAGGGTTTATACCAATGGCTGGCCAAAAGATGAAAGAGTCCTGGACTATGCGGACGCCATTGTGATCTACGCCGATGGTGGCGCAGGACACCCGGTCAACCAACATCTCGAACGACTGGATCAGATTCAGAATCGCGGAGTAGGAATGGCCTGTATTCACTATGGTGTTGAGGTTCCCATCGGGGATTCAGGGGATGCCGTTCGAGACTGGATCGGCGGATACTTCGAAACACACTGGTCGGTGAATCCGCACTGGACCGCCAGTTTTGACGGACTGCCCCGTCATCCGATTGCGCGAGGCGTCAGGCCGTTTACGATTCGTGATGAATGGTATTACCACATGAGATTTGTAAATGAGCTGACCGGTGTCACGCCGATTCTCAGCGATCTTCCTCCGGCTGACTCGCTGATCCGTAAAGATGGTCCACACAGCAACAATGAATACGTGAGAGCCGCTGTGCTTCAGCGGCAGGAACCACAACACGTGGCATGGGCGCACGAACGACCGGATGGTGGCCGTGGATTTGGTTTTACGGGTGGCCATTTCCACTGGAACTGGGGCAATGCCAATTTCCGCAAACTCGTACTGAACGCCATTGCATGGACAGCTCACGCTGAAATCCCGGCCGACGGGATCTCGTCCAGGCAACTGTCAATTGATGATTTGATTGCTAACCAGGACTATCCGGTTCCGGGCGACTTCAACAAGGCACGCATTGAAGCACTGTTGCGGGAGTGGAACGGATCGTAG
- a CDS encoding sigma-70 family RNA polymerase sigma factor, translated as MTQHSDDDQRMIRLQQGDSRAFDELVTEWQGPLFGFFLRNTRDRTLSEDLVQETLLRLYRAAWDYLPTGQFRGWLFRIARNLVIDHTRRAYRDALVRRVHIKSDSADSSTTDILSLLPAEIVSPADRASQSELGDMVNDLLNELPEEQRETFHLHHFNSLTLSEIADAMHTTLPTAKSRLRLAKEKLKYQLSCRGFSEGTTSKMT; from the coding sequence ATGACTCAACACTCCGATGACGACCAGCGAATGATCCGCCTGCAACAGGGCGATAGCCGTGCGTTCGACGAACTTGTAACAGAGTGGCAGGGACCCCTCTTTGGTTTTTTTTTGCGAAATACCCGCGATCGCACGCTGAGTGAAGATCTGGTCCAGGAAACCCTGCTCCGCCTGTACCGCGCTGCATGGGATTATCTGCCAACAGGACAGTTTCGTGGCTGGTTGTTTCGGATCGCCCGTAATCTGGTGATCGATCACACCCGACGCGCGTACAGAGATGCTCTGGTACGCCGAGTACACATCAAGTCCGATTCCGCTGATAGTAGCACAACGGACATTTTATCACTGCTGCCTGCTGAGATTGTCTCACCAGCCGATCGAGCCTCTCAGTCGGAACTGGGAGACATGGTTAACGATCTCCTGAACGAATTACCTGAAGAACAGCGAGAAACCTTTCATCTGCATCATTTTAATTCGCTAACTCTCTCGGAAATCGCTGATGCGATGCACACAACATTACCAACCGCCAAGAGTCGTCTGCGACTGGCCAAAGAAAAGCTAAAATACCAATTGTCGTGTCGCGGCTTCAGTGAAGGAACGACTTCAAAAATGACATGA
- a CDS encoding PspA/IM30 family protein has product MPYFTRLTDIVTCSLTEILDGAENPEITLREVIQEMEQGLSGAQRSAQTADRNRVRIQRDIDEHNAQIEQWVSRARQALESGREDDARDALTRKVELEDLLNGLRPELDAAAKTHEHMLRIQKALEARHSEALRRMNDVTGSPAGIHQESGTTVHAVARSQLARQHEVEAELKALRRQLEN; this is encoded by the coding sequence ATGCCCTATTTCACGCGTCTGACCGATATCGTGACCTGCAGTCTGACAGAGATTCTGGACGGAGCCGAAAACCCCGAAATCACTCTGCGAGAAGTAATTCAGGAAATGGAACAGGGGTTATCAGGCGCTCAGCGAAGCGCTCAAACTGCCGACCGTAACCGAGTCCGAATTCAGCGAGATATCGATGAACACAATGCACAGATTGAACAATGGGTCAGTCGGGCCCGCCAGGCCCTGGAATCGGGTCGGGAAGATGATGCCCGGGACGCTCTGACCCGCAAAGTCGAATTGGAAGACCTTCTTAACGGACTCAGACCTGAACTCGATGCAGCAGCAAAAACGCATGAACATATGCTGCGAATTCAAAAAGCTCTGGAAGCGCGCCACAGTGAAGCGCTGCGACGAATGAACGATGTCACCGGTTCACCGGCTGGAATTCATCAGGAATCGGGAACAACTGTCCATGCGGTTGCCCGGTCACAACTGGCTCGACAACACGAGGTCGAAGCAGAACTCAAAGCACTCCGAAGACAGCTGGAAAACTGA
- a CDS encoding pyridoxal phosphate-dependent aminotransferase gives MYTSTLVNQLKPSATIAAAAKARELRSQGVNVLEFTLGEPDFTTPPHVCEAAKKAIEAGHTHYTAATGIPELKQSVCDAFERDYGITWLPQEVAVSNGAKHAIHNVLSVVCEPGDEVIIPTPYWVSYSALVELVGAVPVLVETTEESGFCMTADQFRGAVTDKTRLLMLNSPGNPTGAVYSVDGLESLARVAVEKDVIVMSDEIYDKLIYEGHTFRTFASFGDDVKDRTIIVGGVSKAWAMTGWRIGWTLAPQNVTAAITRLQSQQTSNPCSISQHAAIAALNGPQDAIGEMLQQFQERREYVLNRLRSMPGLSFADPGGAFYAFFNVSSHFGRELPGGVSVDNSSDFCTALLDEAHVALVTGDAFGAPGYVRLSFATSMDIIKSGLDALEGFISS, from the coding sequence ATGTACACGTCGACGCTCGTCAATCAGCTCAAACCGTCCGCCACCATCGCTGCCGCAGCCAAAGCCCGGGAACTGCGGTCTCAAGGAGTGAATGTCCTCGAATTCACGCTCGGTGAGCCTGATTTCACAACGCCGCCACACGTATGTGAAGCCGCAAAAAAGGCCATCGAAGCCGGACACACACACTACACCGCCGCTACAGGAATTCCGGAACTGAAGCAGTCTGTCTGTGATGCATTCGAAAGGGACTATGGCATCACGTGGCTGCCCCAGGAAGTGGCCGTTTCCAATGGCGCCAAACATGCCATTCACAACGTATTGTCAGTTGTTTGTGAACCGGGTGATGAAGTCATCATTCCAACTCCATACTGGGTGAGCTACAGCGCCCTGGTAGAACTCGTCGGTGCTGTACCGGTACTGGTTGAAACCACTGAAGAGTCCGGGTTTTGTATGACGGCGGATCAGTTTCGCGGAGCTGTCACCGATAAAACCCGACTGCTGATGCTGAATAGTCCCGGAAATCCCACAGGGGCCGTGTATTCGGTCGATGGTCTCGAGTCACTGGCGCGAGTGGCCGTAGAGAAAGATGTCATCGTGATGTCCGATGAAATCTATGACAAACTCATCTACGAAGGCCACACGTTTCGTACATTTGCGTCTTTCGGAGACGACGTCAAAGATCGAACCATTATTGTCGGCGGGGTCAGTAAGGCATGGGCAATGACCGGATGGCGCATCGGCTGGACACTCGCTCCGCAAAACGTCACGGCCGCCATCACTCGACTGCAAAGTCAGCAGACATCCAATCCCTGCAGTATCAGTCAGCATGCTGCCATCGCAGCGTTAAATGGTCCGCAGGATGCTATCGGCGAAATGCTGCAGCAGTTTCAGGAACGTCGCGAATACGTGCTCAATCGTCTTCGATCGATGCCCGGTCTGAGTTTCGCGGATCCTGGCGGTGCATTCTATGCGTTTTTTAACGTCAGCAGCCATTTTGGACGCGAGTTACCAGGGGGTGTCAGTGTTGATAACAGTTCCGATTTCTGCACGGCTCTCCTGGATGAGGCCCATGTCGCCCTCGTTACCGGTGATGCATTCGGAGCCCCAGGCTACGTACGTCTATCGTTCGCGACCAGTATGGACATTATAAAATCCGGTCTGGATGCCCTTGAAGGATTCATCAGCAGCTAG
- a CDS encoding PQQ-like beta-propeller repeat protein, whose product MQVSIFSTESDSRSTLLALRLHYSSFSFLRVFVAMFFLVFGDSPLSEAEDWPWFLGPRHTGISGETDLDLDWSENKPPLLWKQQVGTGYSAPSVLGDRLVVHHRKKRVEIVSCRSLTDGQEIWRYAYTSDFSDPYGYNNGPRCSPILDAGQCITLGAEGMLTCLNFDDGQLVWQHDLRKKFELPEWFFGVGCSPILDGDRVIVLVGGQPDSGVVAFNRHDGRVEWQAGGRSTWDGEVDANSSEPHKWTGSEMVVSYSSPIIATIHARRHLLCLMRQGLLSLDPQTGAENFHYWFRPRVHESVNAARPVVIEDQILLSAAYKAGSALIKVNADGKSYQEVWRNKRNLLAHWSTPIHTDGFVYGFSGRHENEGELRCIRLSDGEVMWKSSGFSGNLEDFTRDPETRRIIDVRTREFVPFPYYGRGSLVLVGDRFVVLGERGTLAIVVVDPESFQERGRFSMPEIHYPAWAAPVISGGKLFLRSEDWLICLDLQNGLKRAVSQRFVTD is encoded by the coding sequence ATGCAGGTTTCGATATTTAGTACGGAATCCGATTCCAGGTCCACTCTTCTCGCGCTGCGCCTGCATTATTCGAGTTTTTCTTTTCTGCGCGTGTTCGTTGCGATGTTCTTTCTGGTTTTTGGCGACTCTCCGCTTAGTGAAGCGGAAGACTGGCCGTGGTTTCTTGGTCCTCGACACACCGGTATCTCAGGTGAAACGGATCTGGATCTCGACTGGTCCGAAAACAAGCCACCACTCCTGTGGAAACAACAGGTCGGTACAGGGTACAGCGCACCGTCCGTTCTTGGTGACCGACTGGTTGTGCATCACAGGAAAAAGAGAGTGGAGATTGTGTCATGCCGTTCACTGACGGATGGACAGGAAATCTGGCGGTATGCATACACAAGCGATTTCTCTGATCCCTACGGATACAACAACGGGCCACGTTGTTCTCCGATTCTGGATGCCGGCCAGTGCATCACGCTGGGTGCCGAAGGCATGCTGACATGTCTGAATTTCGACGATGGTCAACTGGTTTGGCAGCATGATCTCAGGAAAAAATTTGAACTGCCGGAATGGTTTTTTGGTGTTGGCTGTTCTCCGATTCTGGATGGCGATCGAGTGATCGTGCTGGTGGGTGGCCAGCCGGATTCCGGGGTGGTCGCGTTCAACCGGCACGATGGCAGGGTGGAGTGGCAGGCCGGCGGGCGGTCCACCTGGGACGGTGAAGTTGACGCGAACAGCAGCGAACCTCACAAATGGACCGGCAGTGAAATGGTCGTCAGTTATTCGTCGCCCATTATTGCCACCATTCACGCTCGTCGCCATTTGCTGTGTCTGATGCGACAGGGACTGTTGTCACTGGATCCGCAGACCGGAGCAGAAAATTTTCATTACTGGTTTCGCCCGCGCGTTCACGAGTCCGTGAATGCGGCACGGCCGGTTGTGATCGAAGATCAGATTCTGTTGTCAGCTGCTTACAAGGCCGGTTCCGCTCTCATCAAAGTCAACGCGGATGGCAAGTCGTATCAGGAGGTCTGGCGAAACAAACGCAACCTTCTTGCCCACTGGTCGACTCCGATTCACACCGATGGTTTCGTCTATGGTTTCAGCGGTCGGCACGAGAACGAGGGGGAACTTCGCTGCATTCGACTCAGCGACGGCGAAGTTATGTGGAAGTCGTCCGGCTTTAGCGGCAACCTGGAGGATTTCACCCGCGACCCGGAAACCAGGCGAATTATCGATGTCAGGACGCGTGAATTCGTGCCGTTTCCGTACTACGGACGAGGTTCCCTGGTACTGGTGGGTGATCGTTTCGTGGTACTGGGTGAGCGTGGAACACTGGCCATCGTTGTGGTTGATCCCGAATCTTTTCAGGAACGCGGAAGGTTTTCGATGCCGGAAATTCACTATCCGGCATGGGCCGCTCCGGTCATTTCCGGTGGAAAATTGTTTCTTCGCAGTGAAGACTGGTTGATCTGTCTGGACCTTCAGAACGGATTGAAACGGGCCGTTTCTCAAAGGTTCGTCACTGATTGA